AGCCTGCTCGGCGCCATCATGACCGGATTCGGGGGAGGGCTCCTGACCTTCCTCCTGTCGCGTCCCGTTGATCCCCAGGTAGGGTCGATTGTGGCGATGGTCGCTCTCATGGCGAGCTCGCTCGTTCTCGTGATCGCGGCTCTCGTCGCCGAACAGTTCTGCACCCTGCCGAAGGATCCTGATGACCGACAGCCAGACGACCCCTCCGCCGGAGCCGACGCCGGGCGCTGAGCCGACGCCTCCGCACCAGGTGCCGAACATTCCGCCAGCTCCGCCGGCACCCCCGGTGCCCGCGTCCGCGCCGCAGAACCCTGGGCCCGCCGCGTATCCTGCGACCGCAGCCCCGCAGGCGAATCCGCCTGTGACGCCTGCCGCTGCACCTGCCGCTGCACCTGCGGCGTTCCCTGCTGCGCCGATGGCACCCGCCGCCCCGCCGGCCTCTCCCCTCATCACGCCCCCGGTGCTCGACGAGGGCACCTACGAGAAGCTGAGAGAGCCTCGAGGCGCAGGTCGCATCGACCTCGACGGGAAATGGCATCAGATCTCGCCGCGCTACGTGGTGTCGCAGTTCCTGCAGAACGGCATCTTCCTCGCGGTCGTCGTCGCCGTGGCGCTCATCGTCGGCCTCGTTTTCCACCAGAACTGGGTCTGGATTCCGGCAGGATTCCTCACGCTCATCACCGTCATCACGCTGGTGATCCTCCCGCGTCAGGCGAAGGCGATCGGTTTCATGCTGCGCGCCGACGACATCGTGTTCCGCAAGGGCATCCTCTGGCAGCGCATCATCGCCGTGCCGTACGGACGCATGCAGCTCGTCGACATCACGCACGGGCCGCTGGATCGCGCCTTCGGGGTCTCCCAGCTCAAGATGGTCACCGCTGCCGCGACGACCGGCGTGCAGATCCCAGGGCTCACCCAGGCGGCCGCTGAAGCACTGCGCGACACTCTCATCGAGGTCGCCGAGACCCGGCGGACCGGCCTGTGAGCACGCCTCAGAATCCGGATCCCTACGCGGCGCAGCCGCCACTGCCTCCCGTGCCGACTGCACCTGCGGGCAGTGAATCGCTCGCTGACGGAGAATGGCACCGACTGCACCCGCTGACCCCGCTGTTCAAGGGCGGACTGGTGCTCATCATCGTCGCCGGCGTCGTGCTGAACAACTTCCGCGACCGGATCATCTACTGGGCCATCGGTCTGTTCGCGCCGGAAGAAGCCCATGTCGGCGACTACTCCGGCGGCGATCCAGTGGACTGGGTGCTGGAGAACAACCTCATCCTCATCGCGCTTCTCGTCGTTCTGGGTGCGCTGATCGTGCTGATCGTGGGGTTCTGGCTGGTCTGGCGGTTCCAGGAGTTCCGCATCTCCGACGAGCATGTCGAAGTGCGCAAGGGCATCGTCTTCCGCTCTCAGCGGCGGGCACCGCTGGATCGTGTGCAGGGCGTCAACCTCACAAGGCCATTCCCGGCGCGGTTGATCGGGATGGCCAAGCTCGAGGTGGTCGGCGCGGGCACCGATGCGAATGTGCCGCTTGAGTATCTCTCGACGACCAAAGCCGAGACCGTGCGATCGGACATCCTCCGTCTCGCGTCCGGCGCCAGGGCGGCACGAGAGGCCAGACAGCGTGGCGGTTCGCCTCAGAGCGCGGCCCCCGCCGCCGGCGCGACATCGATCCGTTCCCAACTCATCGGATCGATGAACGGCGGAGTGAACGATCTGATCGGCGGCGTCGACCTCAGCGACGTCGCACCGGAGAGCGTCGTCAAGATCCCGACCGGACGACTCGTCGGATCCCAGGTGCTCGCCGGCGTGCTGTGGCTCGCTTTCTTCATCCTCATCTTCGGCGTGACGCTCGCCTTCGTCATCCCCGCCATCCTCGCCGACGACGATCCCGACGCGTGGATCGGAGTCGTCGGCATCACACTCGGGTTGGGGGTTCCGTTCGTCATCGCCGCGTTCGCCATCGTCTGGGCGCAGATCTCCCGGTCGCTGAGGTACTCCATCGCGCCGACGCCGGACGGCGTGCGCATCACGTTCGGTCTGTTCACCACTGTCACCGAGACGATCCCCCCAGGACGCATCTTCGCCGTCGAGGTGACGCAGTCGATCCTGTGGCGACCGTTCGGCTGGTGGACCATCAAGATCAACCGCATGAGCGGCAAGAGCGTGTCGCAGCAGCAGTCCAGCACCGCACAGCAGTTCAACATCGTGCTCCCGGTGGGCACGCGCGCAGACGTCGAGCGCGTTCTCGCGCTGGTCCTTCCCGACATGCCTGAGGAGGATCGCCCTCTCGTCTGGGAGCACGGGATCTTCGGTCCGCAGGCTGGTGACCCGTATCACGTGCTGCAGAAGCGCGGGTGGTGGCGTCGGCCGTTCTCGTGGAAGCGGCACGGCTTCGCCGTCACCGACTTCGCCGTCATCATGCGCCGCGGCAACTTCTGGCGCAAGCTCGCGGTGTTCCCGCTGGCCCGTCTGCAGGGCGTCTCGGCGGCGCAGGGGCCGATCGATCGGGCGCAGCGCGTCGCCATACTCAAGGCGCACAGTGTCACCGGGCCCGTTCTCGGCGACGTCGTCGGCATCGAAAGTGTCGATCTGACGGCGGCAGTGGATGACATCTCACGCCGCGCAGCGGCTGCCGCAGGCCGCGATCAGACTCATCGCTGGGCTCAGGATGCTGTGCACGAGAGGTCTGCATGAACCGTGACGGACGACTCGGCGTCGGCATCATCGGCGCCGGACGGGTCGGACCGGTGGTAGGCGCTGCGCTCGCAGGTGCAGGACACGCCATCACCGGCATCACGAGCGGCTCGGACGATGACCGTGTCGCCGGTGTGCTGCCCCAGGTGCCTGTGCTCGACGCCGCCGAGGTGCTCCGTCGCAGCGAGCTGGTGATCCTGGCGGTGCCGCACGATGAGCTTCCGGGGCTGGTCAGCGGCCTGTCGGAGCTGGGCGCCTGGCAATCGGGTCAACTCGTGCTGCACACGGATCCTGCCTACGGCATCGGTGTGCTGGAGCCGGCGCAACGTGCGGGTGCTATCCCGCTGGCGGTGCATCCGGCGATCTCGTTCACCGGCACGTCGATCGATCTGCGGCAGCTTCAGGCTGGTTTCGCCGCAGTCACAGCACCCGCAGCGGTGCTGCCCATCGCGCAGGCCCTCGCGGTCGAGCTGGGCTGCGAGCCGATCGTCATCGGCGAAGACGACCGCGCGGCCTACGCGGAGGCGATCGCCACGGCATCCGAATTCTCCCGGGCGATCATCGGGCAATCGACCTCGTTGCTGCGCGGCATCGGCGTGGAGAACCCGGGCGGGTACCTCTCCGCGCTCGTGCAGTCGACCGTCGAGCGCGCTCTGCGCGAAGCATCCGATCCGCCCGTCATCTGACAGACCCAGCCGTTCGACACCGCGCACGTTGGGAGAACAGAGACGAGTCGGTGTGTCTTCGGCGCGTCGGAGGCGGACCGTCCGGCGACACGCCAGGCGGTCCGGGTTTTCCGGGGTCAGGCGTGTCCAGAGCCGAACGCGCCCGAGCCGTGCGTCAGCGACCGCCCGAGAAGCCCCCGCCTCCGCCTCCGCCGGAGAACCCGCCGCCGGAGGATCCGCCGAAGCTCGACGAGCTGCCCGTGCTCGGCGCCGAGTAGGTCGATGAAGAGTGCGTCGCGGCGGTCAACGCGCTCATGCGGATGACGATGCCGGCGGCGGAGCCGTCGATCCACCCAGGCGACTGCTGCTCACGCGCATAGGTGACCTCGAGTACTTCTCCCCACTCGTTCTCCTGGCCGAACAGGATCGCGTAGGGCAGCAGCCGCTCGTACACGTGGATGACGTCGACAGATCCGTCACTGCGACGCTCGGCCCCGGAGTACGACTGCAGCATTCGCAGCCGGTCGGCCTCAGCGACCCGGATGAACTCGCGCACGCCCTCCAGGTATTCGAGCTGAAGCGCGCCCTCCGGAGTGAGCACGGTGTGCTTCTTGAACGCCACGACGCTCGAGATGATCACCAGGATGGCGCACAGCAGTGTCGCGAGGAAGACGGGACCGGCGGATGCTCTTCCGGAGATGAGCCCCCAGAACAGCAGGCCGATCATCACGGCGAGGGCGAGGAGCGACACGATCTGGATGATCTGCGCCGCTCTGCTGCGAGCCCGTACGGTCAGGCCTCGTTCCTCAGCAGCCTTCGGGCCGGCTTTGAGGAGCCCCACCATGCGCTTCGCGAACGCCGCGCTGTTCTTCGGCATCTTCATGACGATGTCGGTCTCGGTGTTGTTGAACAGCGCTTTGAGTGCCTTCTCATCCAATGGATCGGGGATCGGGCCGTCGAGCCGGCGCAGGCGGGGGCGTCGCGTCTTCTTCGTGGCTTCCTCGGGCAGGTCTTCGAGACGCAGGAGCCCGCGCACGGCGAGATGCACGATCTGGGCGGTGAGTGAGTTCTTCGTCTTCGGGACTATGGCGCTTGCGAGGAGGGGCGGCATCGAGTCAGGGACGTCGTACTGCGCCACCACGATGCCTGTGCCGCGGCGGCGGGAACGGATCATGGCGCTGGTCGCGAACCAGCCGCCGATCGAGAGCAGCACGGCGCCGCCGCCGACCGCGTAGGGCAGCACATCGGTGGCGGGGTTGGGTCGGCGTGCAGAGGGCTGAGTGACCGTGCCCGGCTCCAGCGCGATCGCCACCGTGACCCCCTCGCCAGCTGCCAGGTCTTTCGCCGAGACAGTGAAGGCGTCCGCGTCCTGGCGGAGATCACAGGTGTCGGTCGAGCCTTGGGGGCCCTGGTAACAGGAGGAGTCGCCGGTGAGGTGCGCAGCGAGTGCGCCATCGAAGATGATCTCGGCCTGGAACTCGCCGATGTCCTGGGTGCTGTCCAAAGGCAACAGGTCCCAGTAGAACTCGTCGACCTCGGTGCCCTCGGCCGCGATGATGACATCGCGCATCTCGTACTCGATGACGTAGGTCGTCGAGCCGTGCACGTACGCGTCATCGCCGGTGAGCACGTACACGAGTCCGTCGTCCTCCTCGATCTCGTACGGGACGTCGTCGCCGTTCTCGTCGCGGACGGAGATGATCGTGGTGCCGAGCCCGGCGCCTTGATAGCTGTCGGGGTAGCCGGCGACGATGCCTCGGTTCTGGTCGAACTCGGGGAACTCGGCGACCCTGGTCTCCTCGACATGCAGGGTGGCGCGTCCATCCGAGTCGATGCCGACTTCGTACTTCGCGTCCCAGGACGAGAAGGCGAAGTCATCGACGTCGGTCCGCGGTTCGGCGGCGGATGCCGCGGTGCCGGATGCGGTGAACATCAGGGCGACGGCGGCCACGGGCAGAGCGAGGTATCGGGGAAGCGATCTCCGGAACATGCTTCGAGCGTATCGAGGGACCTGAGATCTGCCCGAGGAGTGCGAGCGCCGACGCATTCCCATACTGCGAACAAATTCATGAAAGGCACTTGACGTTGACCCAAGGTCAGGGTTCACACTCGCGTCAGCGACACGAGAACGGTCGCAGAAAACAAGGCAAGGAGCCGAATATCATGACCGAAGTCACCACCTCAAACGTCCAGTCCACTGTTTTGGCGGCGGGAGGCGACTCACCGGAGTCGGATCGTCCTGAGCTTCAGCACATCCTCCAGGACATCGTTGATTCGGGTATCACCGGCATCACTCTGCGTGTTCGCGATGAACGCGGAACGTGGGCCGGTTCCGCCGGCGTCGGCCGGATCGGAGATCCGGAACTCCCCGCGATCAACGGTCACGCCCGCATCGGCAGCAACACGAAGACGTTCACCGCCGTCGTGATGCTTCGTCTTGTCGCCGACGGCCTGATCGAGCTGGATGCTCCCGCGAAGCAGTACCTGCCCGAGTTCGACATCGACCCGCGCGTCACAGTCCGGATGCTGTTGCAGCACACCAGCGGAATCTTCAACTTCACCGGCGAGGTCTACCCGGACGGCACGATCGTTATGGGGATCCCGGCCACGCCCTCCGGCAAGGAATGGGTGGACAAGAGATTCGTGACCTACGCTCCGGAAGTACTGGTGCGATTCGCGCTGTCCAAGCCGGCGCGGTTCGAGCCTGGCACCGATTGGAGCTACGCCAACACCAACTACGTGATCGCCCGGCTCATCATCGAGAAGGTGACGGGGAGCACGGTCGCCGCCGAAATGCGTCGCGTGATCTTCGACCCCCTCGGCCTTGAGGGCACGACGCAGCCGAGCAACGAGATCGACCTCGCCGAGCCGCACGGGCACGCCTACTACCGGTACGAGGAGGATGGCGAGGAGGTGACCGTCGACATCAGCGAGCACAACCCGTCCTGGATATCCAGCGGAGGCGACATGATCTCCACTTCAGAGGACCTCGAGACGTTCCTGTCATCACTCATCGCAGGAAGGCTGCTCCCGGCGGAGCTGCTGGCGGAGATGCTCGCAGCACGGCCGACGCCGCTTCCTGGTATGGACTACGGCCTCGGCGTGTTCGTGCAGGATCTGGGCGAACACGGCACCGTGATCACGCACAACGGCGGCATGGCCGGATACGCGGCGCTGATGTACTGCACGCCCGACGGCCGTACGGCCATGACGGGCACGTTGAACTACATCGACGACGCCACGATGTCATTGGCCGTCGCTTTCCAGCAGGGCGCGCAGAGGCTCGTCGACGCCGTGTTCCGTGCCGGGACGCCGATCGCCGGGTGAGTGCAGTACTGCGAGTCGGTCGTGGCCGCTATTGTGGCCGAGTGCTTTCGAGAGGCAAGGCGAAAAGATGAGCAGCGGAGTCACGATCGGGCAGGCGGCCGCGTTCGCCGGCGTCACGGTGAAGACGGTGCGGCACTATCACAAGCTCGGTCTGGTGGCTGAGCCCACGAGGGACGCCTCTGGATATCGGAGGTACGGCACGGCGGAGATGCTGCGGCTTGTGCAGGCGCGTACCTTCGCCGGTGCCGGAGTTCCTCTGGCTGAGATCGTCGCATTGCTCGACGCCGACGACGCGGAGTTCGCATCCGCGCTCGTCGGCGTCGAGCGCAAGCTCTCGGCGCAGATCGACGAGCTGATCTCGCGACGGCACATGCTTCGAAGACTGACCGACGGCGATCGTACGCTTCTGCCTGACCGGGCTGTCGCGCTGCTGGAAAGAATGTCGCGACTCGGCTTCAGCGACGAGGAAGTGGTCTCCACCCGAGAAGGGCTGGTGCTGGCGAGCGCGCTGGTGCCGGAGAGATTCGAGGAGCATCTCGCCCTCGTCGAGAATGCTCTGGGCGACGAGCAGTTCGTCGCGCTGAGCCGGCGAGCCGCGGAAGCCGTCAACTGGGCTTCGGACGATCCCCGCATCGAGTCGCTCGTAGATGAAGTCGTGGCGCACTACCTCGCGAATCCGGAGCATCTGCGGATAGTGACTGGCATGCAGGCCCGTTCCGATGCCACGGCTCGATACGGTCTGGTACGCGACGTCGGGGCGGATCAGGGCACGGTCGGTGAGTGGCTGACAGGGCTCGTCGAGGCGGGGCTCCGCGCCGCCGGTGCCCGAATCCCCCGACAGGAACCCCGCTGACGTCGAAGCGCCTCGGTGAGTCCCAGATGGGCGCGACTGCATCTCGGCGTGTGACGTGACGGCGGCTCAGGCTCAGGGGAGTTCGACGGCGTAGTGCGCGGTGACGTCGGAGACTTCGCCGCGGGGGATGTCTCCATCGCCGACGCGTATCGAGAACGACTGCACGAGCGGATCCGGCAGCCCCATCAGGTGCACATCGCAGATCAGCGCGCCGCGTTCGCAGGGGATCCTCCAGCGCAGCGAAGCGGCATCCCTCGCGGTGACGATGCGCTGCGAGACGGGCCCAGCGTGCCGGAGCGGATCGCCTACCTCGTCGAACGCGGCACGAAGCCGGGTGTCGCGCACTGGCACCGGAACGTCGCGAAGCACGTTGCGGGCGAGCAGATCGGTTGCATCTGAGAGCGGGCGCCCCGTGCGTACGAGATCATCCAGGACTGACGCCGCGGCGAGCGTATCCGACCATGGCCGGACGATCGCAGCCGGCGCGCCGATGGTGGTCAGCGTGTCCCGAAGCGCCTGAGCCGCGACGGGCCCGGCGTCGAACGCGTCGGAGTTGCCGAACACGACGGCGCCGAGCCCGCTGGCGGGATGCCACCGCATGTGCGAGGAGAAGCCGGGAAGTCCGCCGGCGTGTTGGAGGATGCGGCCGAACCTCCGGTCGTGCTCGACGACGACCCCATAGCCGTAGCCGGCGCCGTCGACGTCGTGACGGTCGAAGCGTGCCCCGGAGATCGGAATCATGGATCTCGCCCCTTGCAGCTCCCGGCGGGAGGCTGCGCAGAGCACATCCTCGGCGACGGGATCGGCATCGAACGCCGTGCTGAGGAAGTGCATCCATCGTGCGATGTCGTCGAGTGTCGAGAACAGGCTGCCGATGCAGGCGAGTGCTCCCGACCCCACGAACGGCTCTTCGACGAAGGTCATCCCGTCGTCGAAGGTGCGAAAGCCCAGGGCGAGATCGGTACCGCGCGGATACAGCGATGCCGCTGCTCTGGTATCCGACAGACCGAGCGGATCGATGATGCGCTCCTGCATCACGACCTCGACGGGCAGCCCCGTGACCGACTCTATGGCCCGACCGATCATCGAGATGCCGAGGTTCGAATAGTGGTATTCGCTGTCAGGAAGCGCAGCGAGCCGAAGACCGGAATCGACGAGTTCGCCGATCAACTCGCGCGGTTCGCCGAGCATCTCATCGACCCACGCATTGTCCTCCGTGAGGCCTGCCCTGTTCGACAGCAGTGAGGACAGCGTCATCGACACGGGGCGGCCCTGGAAGGTCGCTGCGGCGAGACCGGGCACGTACTCCGCTGCCGGAGCGTGCAGATCGAGCAGTCCGTCATCGCGGAGCGCGAGAGCGGTGGCGGCGAGGAAGCTCTTCGTCATCGAGGCGATGCGGAACACCGTACCCCGCGCGGTCGGGGACCCGTCTCGTCGTGGCGTCCCCTGCACGTCGACGGCGAGGATCTCGCCATGGTGAGTGATGGCGGCTGCGGTTGCGGGGGCGAGGTGCCGCGTCGCTGCGAGCGCATTCCGTAGCCCGTCCGCTGCCACGGCGCGGTCGAGCACAGCCCTCGTCGATGGCACGGGTGTGCTGCTCACGCCCGGATCCCCGCAGCCTCACGCACCTCTTGTGCGAAGCCGCGCACCAGCGCCAAGCATGCTGCGGTGTTCTCGTCGTCGTCGTGAAGGGCCTCTGCGACGAGGTCTGCGACCGGACGGTCGCCCGGTGCAGGATCGGTCGGTTCGCTCCACCACTGAAGGTCATCGGCCGAGACTTCGGGATGGAACTGCACTCCGCGGACATGCGCTCCGAGGCGGAACGCCTGGATGGCGACCCCCTCACTCGACGCGAGCAGCACGGCGTCGGCCGGCAGCACCGTGATCTGGTCCTGGTGGTTCTCGATCATCGGTGCGGCACCGCCGAGCCCCGACATCACCGCATCCTGCTGTCCGGCCGGCGTCGTCCTGATCACGGTGGAACCACGCTCCTTGACCCCGTACGACTCGCGCACCTCGCCCCCCGCGATCTGAGCGAGCAGCTGTCCGCCGAGGCAGATGCCGAGGGTCGGCAGATCCCGTTCGATCGCTTCGGATGCGAGCCGTCGTTCGGTCGGGAGCCAGGGGCCCTTCTCGACGTCATCCGGCATCATTCCACCCCCGAGCATCACCAGACCGTCGTAGCCGTCCAGACTCTCCGGAAGACCATGCGCGCCGTAGCGCACGTCGGCACGGACTCCTGCGGCATCAAGCCAGCGCAGCAGTCGACGAGGTCCTGACCCGTCTGCATTCACGACGATGAGCACGCGCGGACGACCCTCACGCCCGGACAGGAACGCGAGGTGGTCGGCATCGGAGGCCTCCAGCACCCGCAGCGCGTTGCGGAACGCCAACGCCTGCAGTTCGTCTTCCGTCCACCCCCTTCGGCGCAATTCGTCGAGCAGCCGCTGATACCCCGAGACGTCCTCGAGGCCGGTGGGCATCGCATCCGTGCCGTCGTAGTCTGCACCGATGCCTACGGCGTGCACGCCCGCGACGGCTCGGACGTGTTCGATGTGATCGGCGACATCGGCGATCGTCACCTCGGGCGGTGCGCCGACCTCGCCTGCGACGTGCCAATCGTGGCGCGATTGGCTGAGGAAGGTCGGGACGAACGCGACCATGACGATCCCGCCGCCCGCTCCGATCGCGGCGATCACGTCGTCCGGGACATTGCGTGGATGATCGCAGAGTGCTGCGGCACCCGAGTGACTCACCATCACCGGCCGGACGCTCGTGGCGATCGCGTCCCGCATCGTCGTCGGCGCGACGTGCGCGAGATCGACGAGCATCCCGATCCGGTTCATCTCCCTGACGACGTCGCGACCGAAGTCGCTGAGGCCGTCGTGGCGCGGTTCGTCCGTGGCGGCGTCGGCCCAATCGGTGGTGTGATTCCAGGTGAGCGTCATGTAGCGCGCACCGAGCCGTGCATACTGCCTCAGCACACCGAGGGAGCCGTCGATCTGCGCGCCCCCTTCGACTCCGATCAGAGACGCTATGCGCCCCTGCCGGATGGTGGTGCGGGCCTCCTGCGCGGTGCGGGTGAAGGCGAAGACCTCCGGATAGTCCTGCACGAGCCGATGCACGAAATCGATCTGCTCGAGGGTTGCAGTCACCTGCGCCGCGCCCTCGAGTGCGGAATCCACCCACACCGACCAGAACTGACCGCCGACGCCTCCTGCGTGGAGCCGCGGGATGTCCGTGTGCGCCTCTGCAACGAGTTCATGCAACTGTTGCGTGGACAGTGCGTGGCGCTTTCGACGCGCCCAGGCCAGGTCGTTGTGGCCGTCGATCACCGGAATCATTGGTCAGCCCTTTCGTGCGTTCAGGAAAGCGGAGATGCGCTCGGTGGTCGCGTGGTCGACGTGCTGAGCGACGCCGTCGAGCGATCGCACCGGCGCGGCGCCACGAGTGCTCGAGCACAGCCAGAGGGCATCAGCATCCGAAAGATCGGAGACGGTGAGGGCGCGCACTGCGACCCTGTCGCCGCCTTCTCGCAACGCCTCGAACGCGTCGGCCTGGGTGGTGCCGGGCAGGATGCCGAACTCCACCGGAGGCGTGACGTACTCGCCGTCGATTCTCGCGATGACCGTCGAGTTCGGCCCCTCCAGGATGTATCCGTCACTGGACACGAAGATCACGTCGCTTGCTCCGCGGCGTCCCGCCTCGCGAAGCGCAGCCATGTTCACCGCATACGACAGGGTCTTCGCACCCTGCAGCAGCCACGGTGCCGTCGTCGCGACATCCGAGCGATACCCGCGGTCGAGCAGTACGACGTCGAGCTCTGGCGGAACCCCTGTGCGGTGACGTGTGGGGGCGAATCCGAGTGCCCATCCCGTCGGCTCTCCGGTCGCCTCGTCGCCGCGGGAAAGGATGTACTTGACCGCCCCGCGCGACACATCCATCTCAGCGGCGACTCTCTCGACGACTGTCCGCCACAGCACGCGATCCGGCGACGGAAGCTCGAGCAGGCTCGCGGATCGTTCGAAGCGGTCCAGATGGGCTTCCATCGCCTGGGGGACGCCGTCGACGAGGACAACTGTCTCGAAGACCCCGTCGCCGCGCGTGGCCGCGAGATCGGTGCCCGTCAGGAGGGGAGCCGCCGGGTCCAGGCGCTCCAGCGCGGAGGCAGGATCACCGGCACGGAGATCGACGCGGTACAGAACGAGCGGTTTCATTGTCCTCCTCGGGGATCTCAGACGGTGAGTTCAGCGGTGCGAACGGCGTTCTGCCGCACCCAGTCGATGTCGACCTCGTACCCGATGCCTGGCCCATCGGGCACCTGCACGACGCCGTTCTCCGCGACCACCGGCGGCACGATCACATCCCGCTCGTAGTACTTGTCGGAACCGGACACGTCCGATGGCAGCGTGAAGTTCGGAAGCGATGAGATCGCGACGTTCGCGGCCCGCCCGACGCCGAACTCGTGCATGCCGCCGCACCACACCGGGATACCCGCGTCTCTTGCGAGGTCGTGTGCGCGGCGCGCAGCGAGGAGTCCGCCCATGCGGGACACCTTGATGTTCAGCACGCGACCGGCATCCAGCTCGATCATCGTTCGCAGGTCTGCCAGTTCGACGACGGACTCGTCGAGACAGACGGGGGTCTGAATCCGTCGTTGCAGTCGCGCGTGGGCAGGGAAGTCTCGCGGCGCGTACGGCTGCTCGATCATGGTGAGCGATTGCTCGTCCAGCTGGCGGAAGACTTCAGCAGCCTCCTCCGAGTCCGGATACGCGCCGTTCGCGTCGACGTGCAGATCCAGATGGGGATGATGGTTCCGCACGACCCGGACGGGCTCGACGTCCCACCCCGGCGCGATCTTCAACTTGATCCGTGGATAGCCGGCGCCCACCTGCGTCTCCACCTGCGTCAGCAGAGCGTCGAGGCTGGGCTCGATGCCGAGCGAGACGCCTGCCACCACCTCCGTGCGCGTGCCGCCGAGATCAGCAGCCAGCGAGAGGCCCTGAGAGCGGGCATGGATGTCCCACGCGGCGGCCGAGAAGCCCGCCTTCGTGAACTCGTGCCCGCGGATTCCGGACCACGTGCTCTCCAGCTCGGCGGGGTCTTCCCATGTGGCGCCGAGCACCGCAGGAACGAGGTACCGATTGGCGATCAGCCACGCCGTGTCCGTCGTCTCCGACGTGTAGAACGGGTCGGACGGCGAGGCGATCTCCCCCCACCCGGACCGTCCGTCGGCATCGGTGACCTGAACCAGGATGTGCTGCAGGCTGCTCTTGCGGTGCGAACTCGTCTCGAAGCTGTGCACGAGCGGCAGCGAGACCTCGAAGAGCGCGACGCGTGCGATTCTCACCTGTGGTTCTCCTTGCCGTGATCGGGATGGTGCAGACCCAGATCCGCCGCCAGCTCGTCGCGTGCGGAAAGGCGACGCCGGGCTCCCTTCGCGCTCGCCGTGGTGAGGGTGCTCAGCAGGTGGCACACTGCGGCCACAGCGGTGGGTGAGTCCGCGTACGACGCGGAGTGGGTGTGCACTTTGATCACGACGGATGCCACCTCGGTCAGAGGTGCATCGTCGCTGTCGGTGATGAGGATGAGTTCGCCACCGGCCCGACGGAACCGCTCGCCGAAGCGGATCGATTCTTCTCGATAGCGCCGCATGGTGAAGAGCACGAGCAGATCGGAGGCGCGCACGTCGGTCAGCACTGCGAGGGGGGAGAGGGCGCGGTCGTCGACGAGGAAGACATTGGACAGGGTTGCGGACAGGTCGGCGGCGAGCAGGTCGGCATACGCCACGGTCTTGCCCCGCCCGGTGATGTAACGCCGTCTGGCACCCAGAATCAGCGTCGCCGCGTGCGACACGGTGCCGGTCCG
The DNA window shown above is from Microbacterium murale and carries:
- the menC gene encoding o-succinylbenzoate synthase, with the translated sequence MRIARVALFEVSLPLVHSFETSSHRKSSLQHILVQVTDADGRSGWGEIASPSDPFYTSETTDTAWLIANRYLVPAVLGATWEDPAELESTWSGIRGHEFTKAGFSAAAWDIHARSQGLSLAADLGGTRTEVVAGVSLGIEPSLDALLTQVETQVGAGYPRIKLKIAPGWDVEPVRVVRNHHPHLDLHVDANGAYPDSEEAAEVFRQLDEQSLTMIEQPYAPRDFPAHARLQRRIQTPVCLDESVVELADLRTMIELDAGRVLNIKVSRMGGLLAARRAHDLARDAGIPVWCGGMHEFGVGRAANVAISSLPNFTLPSDVSGSDKYYERDVIVPPVVAENGVVQVPDGPGIGYEVDIDWVRQNAVRTAELTV
- a CDS encoding membrane dipeptidase — protein: MIPVIDGHNDLAWARRKRHALSTQQLHELVAEAHTDIPRLHAGGVGGQFWSVWVDSALEGAAQVTATLEQIDFVHRLVQDYPEVFAFTRTAQEARTTIRQGRIASLIGVEGGAQIDGSLGVLRQYARLGARYMTLTWNHTTDWADAATDEPRHDGLSDFGRDVVREMNRIGMLVDLAHVAPTTMRDAIATSVRPVMVSHSGAAALCDHPRNVPDDVIAAIGAGGGIVMVAFVPTFLSQSRHDWHVAGEVGAPPEVTIADVADHIEHVRAVAGVHAVGIGADYDGTDAMPTGLEDVSGYQRLLDELRRRGWTEDELQALAFRNALRVLEASDADHLAFLSGREGRPRVLIVVNADGSGPRRLLRWLDAAGVRADVRYGAHGLPESLDGYDGLVMLGGGMMPDDVEKGPWLPTERRLASEAIERDLPTLGICLGGQLLAQIAGGEVRESYGVKERGSTVIRTTPAGQQDAVMSGLGGAAPMIENHQDQITVLPADAVLLASSEGVAIQAFRLGAHVRGVQFHPEVSADDLQWWSEPTDPAPGDRPVADLVAEALHDDDENTAACLALVRGFAQEVREAAGIRA
- a CDS encoding serine hydrolase domain-containing protein, with amino-acid sequence MSSTPVPSTRAVLDRAVAADGLRNALAATRHLAPATAAAITHHGEILAVDVQGTPRRDGSPTARGTVFRIASMTKSFLAATALALRDDGLLDLHAPAAEYVPGLAAATFQGRPVSMTLSSLLSNRAGLTEDNAWVDEMLGEPRELIGELVDSGLRLAALPDSEYHYSNLGISMIGRAIESVTGLPVEVVMQERIIDPLGLSDTRAAASLYPRGTDLALGFRTFDDGMTFVEEPFVGSGALACIGSLFSTLDDIARWMHFLSTAFDADPVAEDVLCAASRRELQGARSMIPISGARFDRHDVDGAGYGYGVVVEHDRRFGRILQHAGGLPGFSSHMRWHPASGLGAVVFGNSDAFDAGPVAAQALRDTLTTIGAPAAIVRPWSDTLAAASVLDDLVRTGRPLSDATDLLARNVLRDVPVPVRDTRLRAAFDEVGDPLRHAGPVSQRIVTARDAASLRWRIPCERGALICDVHLMGLPDPLVQSFSIRVGDGDIPRGEVSDVTAHYAVELP
- a CDS encoding aminotransferase class IV: MKPLVLYRVDLRAGDPASALERLDPAAPLLTGTDLAATRGDGVFETVVLVDGVPQAMEAHLDRFERSASLLELPSPDRVLWRTVVERVAAEMDVSRGAVKYILSRGDEATGEPTGWALGFAPTRHRTGVPPELDVVLLDRGYRSDVATTAPWLLQGAKTLSYAVNMAALREAGRRGASDVIFVSSDGYILEGPNSTVIARIDGEYVTPPVEFGILPGTTQADAFEALREGGDRVAVRALTVSDLSDADALWLCSSTRGAAPVRSLDGVAQHVDHATTERISAFLNARKG
- a CDS encoding MurR/RpiR family transcriptional regulator, whose amino-acid sequence is MTRGDDDEDDRALDSPGARFGERFRTSQSAEALQANVIETETRSLARTFDELTRTGTVSHAATLILGARRRYITGRGKTVAYADLLAADLSATLSNVFLVDDRALSPLAVLTDVRASDLLVLFTMRRYREESIRFGERFRRAGGELILITDSDDAPLTEVASVVIKVHTHSASYADSPTAVAAVCHLLSTLTTASAKGARRRLSARDELAADLGLHHPDHGKENHR